The following are encoded in a window of Streptomyces sp. SAT1 genomic DNA:
- a CDS encoding peptidoglycan-binding protein: MPTTILRAPGRAGGTRAAALVLALAAVLAGLLLGPTAGQAHAATDVRLLQRDLAGLSYAPLSGVDGVYGSQTTESVRHFQRDNGLDADGDAGPATLSALTAKVKQVQSKAGTSADGDYGTATLSAVKTYQSAHGLDADGIAGPLTMGAMNIDRITSSGTGTNADTKLLQRDLAGLGYLAANGVDGIYGPATKDAVLAFQSDNALSVDGFAGPQTDAALSAKVKQVQSKAGTPADGDYGTATLDAVKTYQSAHGLDADGIAGPLTMASMGIARELGGGSPGGESGGTPTVPPLSGSARDKIVQAARSQLGVHEWGANCNPYGPCEAWCALFASWTWRQAGISFSTAFSGDFYYYGRNHGTLHSGLSDPQPGDAIVFGSGPQNTSTSVHVGIIEKANADGTVDTIEGNSDDQVMRRHFVPATRGAYAIVSPAGA, from the coding sequence GTGCCCACAACGATCCTCCGCGCACCCGGACGTGCGGGCGGCACCCGCGCCGCCGCGCTGGTGCTCGCCCTCGCCGCGGTCCTGGCCGGCCTGCTGCTCGGCCCGACGGCGGGGCAGGCCCACGCGGCGACCGACGTACGCCTGCTCCAACGCGACCTGGCCGGCCTCAGCTACGCCCCGCTCAGCGGGGTCGACGGCGTCTACGGAAGCCAGACCACGGAATCGGTGCGCCACTTCCAGCGCGACAACGGCCTGGACGCGGACGGCGACGCCGGACCCGCCACCCTGTCCGCGCTCACCGCGAAGGTGAAGCAGGTGCAGAGCAAGGCAGGCACCTCCGCCGACGGCGACTACGGCACCGCCACCCTCAGCGCGGTCAAGACCTACCAGAGCGCGCACGGCCTGGACGCCGACGGCATCGCCGGTCCCCTGACCATGGGCGCGATGAACATCGACCGCATCACCTCCAGCGGCACCGGAACCAACGCGGACACCAAGCTGCTCCAGCGCGATCTGGCGGGCCTCGGCTACCTGGCCGCGAACGGCGTCGACGGGATCTACGGCCCGGCCACCAAGGACGCCGTGCTGGCCTTCCAGAGCGACAACGCCCTGTCCGTCGACGGCTTCGCCGGACCGCAGACCGACGCCGCGCTCTCCGCGAAGGTGAAGCAGGTGCAGAGCAAGGCGGGCACCCCCGCCGACGGCGACTACGGCACCGCCACCCTCGACGCGGTCAAGACCTACCAGAGCGCACACGGCCTGGACGCCGACGGCATCGCCGGTCCCCTGACCATGGCCTCCATGGGCATCGCCCGCGAGCTGGGCGGCGGCAGCCCCGGGGGCGAGAGCGGCGGCACGCCCACCGTCCCCCCGCTGTCCGGCAGCGCCCGGGACAAGATCGTCCAGGCCGCGCGCTCCCAGCTCGGCGTGCACGAGTGGGGCGCCAACTGCAACCCGTACGGCCCGTGCGAGGCGTGGTGCGCGCTGTTCGCCAGCTGGACCTGGCGGCAGGCCGGGATCAGCTTCAGCACCGCCTTCAGCGGCGACTTCTACTACTACGGACGCAACCACGGCACGCTGCACAGCGGCCTGAGCGACCCGCAGCCCGGTGACGCCATCGTCTTCGGCTCCGGCCCGCAGAACACCAGCACCAGCGTGCACGTCGGCATCATCGAGAAGGCCAACGCGGACGGCACCGTCGACACCATCGAGGGCAACTCCGACGACCAGGTGATGCGCCGCCACTTCGTCCCGGCCACGCGCGGCGCCTACGCGATCGTCTCGCCCGCCGGCGCCTGA
- a CDS encoding peptidoglycan-binding domain-containing protein: MRPKLLAATAGLLLITGLGAGLGGATSASAVTRGNYCGTYTLAEPQVAYGDTGDAVKAVQCALNRSVRGTNLAVDGIFGNQTRDAVVRFQGCAGLSQDGIVGPKTWRQLDIWSDWDTQAIWIC; encoded by the coding sequence ATGCGTCCGAAGCTCCTGGCCGCCACCGCCGGACTCCTGCTGATCACCGGCCTCGGCGCCGGACTCGGCGGCGCGACCAGCGCCTCCGCCGTCACCAGAGGCAACTACTGCGGCACTTACACCCTCGCCGAGCCCCAGGTGGCCTACGGCGACACGGGCGACGCCGTCAAGGCCGTGCAGTGCGCGCTGAACCGCAGCGTGCGGGGCACGAACCTCGCCGTGGACGGCATCTTCGGCAACCAGACCCGCGACGCGGTCGTCAGGTTCCAGGGCTGCGCGGGTCTTTCCCAGGACGGCATCGTCGGCCCGAAGACCTGGCGACAGCTGGACATCTGGAGCGACTGGGACACCCAGGCGATCTGGATCTGCTGA
- a CDS encoding peptidoglycan-binding domain-containing protein produces MSRFRNRKTATALSLALAAAGSLLLAAPSAQAGEYLDPCLNSVGGRTSPNGVWTIPARDFAQGSSGVCVKELQFDLGSTIGLDPADGPGFVDGLFGPKTDGYVRRFQRAHGLQADGIVGPQTWQLLVLLTTD; encoded by the coding sequence ATGAGCAGATTCCGCAACCGCAAGACCGCCACCGCCCTCTCGCTCGCCCTGGCCGCGGCCGGTTCGCTGCTGCTGGCGGCGCCCTCGGCCCAGGCCGGTGAATACCTCGATCCGTGCCTCAACTCGGTCGGCGGGCGCACCTCGCCCAACGGCGTCTGGACCATCCCCGCCCGCGACTTCGCCCAGGGCTCGTCGGGCGTGTGCGTGAAGGAGCTCCAGTTCGACCTCGGGTCGACCATCGGGCTCGACCCCGCCGACGGACCCGGCTTCGTCGACGGGCTGTTCGGCCCGAAGACCGACGGCTACGTCCGCCGGTTCCAGCGCGCCCACGGCCTCCAGGCCGACGGCATCGTCGGCCCGCAGACCTGGCAGCTGCTCGTCCTGCTCACCACGGACTGA
- a CDS encoding peptidoglycan-binding domain-containing protein — protein sequence MLAAAAALAGGSAAPASAGWDGELRTCEAQYGSERYLGWDIPTVVLARGSTGVCVRELQEELVEAGAVTGTDQPGFVDGDFGPKTYAAVVAYQSRYAVPGGADGVVGRNTWHSLIAHVYYE from the coding sequence GTGCTCGCAGCGGCGGCGGCGCTGGCGGGCGGCTCCGCGGCGCCCGCCAGTGCCGGCTGGGACGGCGAACTCCGCACCTGCGAGGCGCAGTACGGCTCCGAGCGGTACCTGGGCTGGGACATCCCCACGGTGGTCCTGGCCCGGGGCTCGACCGGAGTGTGCGTGCGGGAGCTCCAGGAGGAGCTGGTGGAGGCGGGCGCGGTCACCGGCACCGACCAACCAGGGTTCGTCGACGGCGACTTCGGGCCGAAGACGTACGCCGCGGTGGTCGCGTACCAGAGCCGGTACGCGGTCCCGGGCGGCGCCGACGGCGTCGTGGGGCGCAACACCTGGCACAGCCTGATCGCCCACGTCTACTACGAGTGA
- a CDS encoding helix-turn-helix domain-containing protein codes for MSESDRDLPVSPSSPDPAAALHAELLSLKQRSGLSYARIGTLTHYSKSSWERWINGKQFPPRGAVESFAGAVRTDAGPLLELWERAELPRAVAEPGPEPEPEPDLAEGGGESAASEPGTEAEPGAEAAGPETEAKTEAEPGTAGPEAETEAESGAAPEASGAPASLPVADSVRGPRRWRSARLIGAVAAACAVLAAGAFAAVHYATDRSGGGADTGSGSTADTAMSAYADPVGCTRAGCTAKDPAAMGCSRDGQTLALIRNEEMVIELRYSRACGAAWGRITYAKPKAVVDVNNSEGTSEASPVHWGNDVYSPMTELSGTQTAWACGTQPDGKSRTCTVHSPVPAAH; via the coding sequence GTGAGCGAGAGCGACAGAGATCTCCCCGTATCCCCGTCTTCGCCGGATCCCGCAGCCGCGCTGCACGCGGAACTGCTGTCGCTGAAACAGCGGTCGGGGCTCAGCTACGCCCGGATCGGCACCCTCACCCACTACTCCAAGTCTTCCTGGGAACGCTGGATCAACGGGAAGCAGTTCCCGCCCCGCGGCGCGGTGGAGAGCTTCGCCGGGGCCGTGCGCACGGACGCGGGTCCGCTGCTGGAACTGTGGGAGCGGGCCGAACTGCCGCGCGCCGTCGCCGAACCCGGTCCGGAACCGGAACCGGAACCGGATCTCGCCGAGGGAGGAGGGGAATCGGCGGCATCGGAGCCGGGAACTGAGGCAGAGCCCGGAGCTGAGGCGGCCGGGCCGGAAACGGAGGCGAAGACGGAGGCCGAGCCCGGGACGGCCGGGCCGGAAGCAGAGACGGAGGCCGAGTCCGGGGCGGCCCCGGAAGCAAGCGGTGCACCGGCCTCCCTCCCCGTCGCGGATTCCGTCCGCGGGCCCCGGCGGTGGCGGTCGGCGCGGCTGATCGGTGCCGTGGCCGCGGCGTGCGCGGTGCTGGCGGCCGGGGCCTTCGCGGCCGTCCACTACGCCACGGACCGCTCGGGCGGCGGGGCGGACACCGGCAGCGGGAGCACGGCCGACACCGCCATGTCCGCGTACGCCGACCCGGTCGGCTGCACCCGGGCCGGCTGCACGGCCAAGGACCCGGCGGCCATGGGGTGTTCACGGGACGGGCAGACGCTCGCCCTGATCCGCAACGAGGAGATGGTGATCGAACTCCGCTACAGCAGGGCGTGCGGCGCGGCCTGGGGGCGGATCACCTACGCGAAGCCCAAGGCGGTCGTCGACGTGAACAACTCCGAGGGCACCAGCGAGGCCAGCCCGGTGCACTGGGGCAACGACGTGTACTCCCCGATGACCGAACTGAGCGGCACCCAGACGGCCTGGGCGTGCGGCACCCAGCCGGACGGCAAGAGCCGTACCTGCACCGTGCACAGCCCGGTGCCCGCCGCGCACTGA
- a CDS encoding DUF4031 domain-containing protein: MTVYIDPPSWAGHGRLWSHLVSDDSYAELHRFAAALGVPERAFERDHYDLPAHRYPDAVAAGAVEVGSREVVRLLHASGLRRRKRHGPV; the protein is encoded by the coding sequence GTGACCGTCTACATCGACCCGCCGTCCTGGGCCGGCCACGGCCGTCTGTGGTCGCACCTGGTCAGCGACGACTCCTACGCCGAACTGCACCGCTTCGCCGCCGCCCTGGGCGTGCCCGAGCGCGCCTTCGAGCGCGACCACTACGACCTGCCCGCCCACCGCTACCCGGACGCGGTGGCCGCCGGAGCGGTCGAGGTCGGCAGCCGCGAGGTGGTGCGGCTGCTGCACGCCTCGGGGCTGCGGCGGCGCAAGCGGCACGGCCCCGTCTGA
- a CDS encoding MurR/RpiR family transcriptional regulator, with protein MTQDVKEIFAGSGTPAGLAPPAPAALAAKVRTLAPSMTRSMQRVAEAVANDPAGCAALTVTGLAELTGTSEATVVRTARLLGYPGYRDLRLALAGLAAQQQSGRAPAITTDIAVDDPIADVVAKLAYEEQQTLADTAAGLDTVQLGAAVAALAGARRTDVYGIGASGLVAQDLTQKLLRIGLIAHAHSDPHLAVTNAVQLRSGDVAIAITHSGSTGDVIEPLRVAFERGATTVAITGRPDAPVSQYADHVLTTATSRESELRPAAMSSRTSQLLVVDCLFVGVAQRTYETAAPALAASYEALAHRHSPRGGSQRS; from the coding sequence GTGACCCAGGACGTGAAGGAAATTTTCGCAGGCTCGGGCACCCCCGCGGGCCTGGCCCCGCCCGCGCCCGCCGCCCTCGCCGCCAAGGTGCGCACGCTCGCGCCGTCCATGACCCGCTCCATGCAGCGCGTCGCCGAGGCCGTGGCGAACGACCCGGCCGGCTGCGCCGCCCTGACCGTCACCGGCCTCGCCGAGCTGACCGGCACCAGCGAGGCGACCGTCGTACGGACCGCCCGGCTGCTCGGCTACCCCGGCTACCGCGATCTGCGCCTCGCGCTCGCGGGCCTCGCCGCCCAGCAGCAGTCCGGCCGCGCCCCCGCCATCACGACCGACATCGCGGTGGACGACCCCATCGCCGACGTCGTCGCCAAACTGGCCTACGAGGAGCAGCAGACCCTCGCCGACACCGCCGCCGGACTGGACACGGTCCAGCTCGGCGCGGCCGTCGCCGCCCTGGCCGGGGCCCGCCGCACCGATGTGTACGGCATCGGCGCCTCCGGCCTGGTCGCCCAGGACCTCACCCAGAAGCTGCTGCGCATAGGGCTGATAGCGCACGCGCACAGCGACCCGCACCTGGCCGTCACCAACGCGGTGCAGCTGCGTTCGGGCGACGTGGCCATCGCGATCACCCATTCGGGTTCGACGGGTGACGTGATCGAGCCGCTGCGGGTGGCCTTCGAGCGCGGTGCGACCACCGTCGCCATCACCGGCCGCCCCGACGCGCCCGTCAGCCAGTACGCCGACCACGTGCTGACCACCGCCACCTCCCGGGAGAGCGAGCTGCGCCCGGCCGCCATGTCCTCCCGGACCAGTCAACTGCTGGTCGTGGACTGCCTGTTCGTCGGCGTGGCACAGCGGACGTACGAGACGGCGGCGCCCGCGCTCGCGGCGTCCTACGAGGCCCTGGCGCACCGGCACAGCCCACGCGGCGGATCCCAGCGCTCCTGA
- the murQ gene encoding N-acetylmuramic acid 6-phosphate etherase encodes MTSTSPSPYGRLRAELESLTTEAFRPELSEIDRLPTLEIARLMNAEDTAVPAAVAERLPQIAAAIDAVAERMARGGRLIYAGAGTAGRLGVLDASECPPTFNTDPAQVVGLIAGGREAMVTSVEGAEDSRELAVEALDALGLTADDTVVGISASGRTPYAIGAVEHARARGALTIGLACNAHSALAAAAEHGIEIVAGPELLTGSTRLKAGTAQKLVLNMLSTITMIRLGKTYGNLMVDVRASNEKLRARSRRIVALATGAPDEEIERALTATDGEVKDAILVLLAGVDGPTAARLLTESAGHLRAALAAPDARGPETGRGVPAV; translated from the coding sequence ATGACCTCCACCTCCCCCTCCCCCTACGGCCGGCTGCGCGCCGAGCTGGAGTCGCTGACGACCGAGGCGTTCCGTCCCGAGCTGTCCGAGATCGACCGGCTGCCCACGCTGGAGATCGCCCGGCTGATGAACGCCGAGGACACCGCCGTGCCCGCCGCCGTCGCCGAGCGGCTGCCGCAGATCGCCGCCGCGATCGACGCGGTGGCCGAGCGGATGGCGCGCGGCGGCCGGCTGATCTACGCGGGCGCGGGCACGGCCGGGCGGCTCGGGGTGCTGGACGCCTCCGAGTGCCCGCCCACCTTCAACACCGACCCCGCCCAGGTCGTCGGGCTGATCGCGGGCGGCCGTGAGGCGATGGTGACCTCGGTCGAGGGCGCGGAGGACTCCCGGGAACTGGCCGTGGAGGCGCTGGACGCCCTCGGCCTGACCGCCGACGACACGGTGGTCGGCATCTCCGCCTCCGGGCGGACCCCGTACGCGATCGGCGCGGTCGAACACGCCCGCGCGCGGGGCGCGTTGACGATCGGCCTGGCCTGCAACGCGCACAGCGCGCTGGCCGCCGCGGCCGAGCACGGCATCGAGATCGTGGCCGGTCCCGAACTCCTCACCGGCTCGACCCGGCTGAAGGCGGGCACGGCGCAGAAGCTCGTCCTGAACATGCTGTCGACGATCACCATGATCCGGCTGGGCAAGACGTACGGGAACCTGATGGTCGACGTGCGCGCCTCCAACGAGAAGCTGCGCGCCCGTTCGCGCCGCATCGTGGCGCTGGCCACCGGGGCGCCGGACGAGGAGATCGAGCGGGCGCTGACGGCCACCGACGGCGAGGTGAAGGACGCCATCCTGGTGCTGCTCGCCGGGGTCGACGGACCGACGGCGGCCCGTCTGCTCACGGAGTCGGCCGGCCATCTGCGCGCCGCGCTGGCGGCACCGGACGCACGCGGCCCGGAGACCGGCCGCGGCGTCCCCGCGGTCTAG
- a CDS encoding DinB family protein → MTENTQNETARTDRTAVTGERADLLAALAKQRHFLTFPARGLTDEEAGRRTTVSELCLGGLIKHVTAAERAWTAFIEQGPSAMPDFSALTEADFARRADEFRMLPGDTLDGVLAAYAEVARRTDELVASLPDLDADHPLPKAPWYEPGARWSARRVLLHIIAETAQHAGHADIVREALDGAKSMG, encoded by the coding sequence ATGACCGAGAACACGCAGAACGAGACCGCGCGCACCGACCGGACGGCCGTCACCGGCGAACGCGCGGACCTGCTGGCGGCGCTGGCCAAGCAGCGCCACTTCCTGACCTTCCCCGCCCGCGGCCTCACCGACGAGGAGGCCGGGCGGCGCACCACGGTCAGCGAACTGTGTCTGGGCGGCCTGATCAAGCACGTCACCGCGGCCGAGCGCGCCTGGACGGCCTTCATCGAGCAGGGCCCCTCCGCGATGCCCGACTTCTCCGCGCTGACGGAGGCGGACTTCGCCCGGCGGGCCGACGAGTTCCGCATGCTGCCCGGGGACACGCTGGACGGGGTGCTGGCCGCGTACGCGGAGGTGGCGCGCAGGACGGACGAGCTGGTCGCGTCCCTGCCCGACCTGGACGCCGACCACCCGCTGCCCAAGGCGCCCTGGTACGAGCCCGGCGCGCGCTGGTCGGCCCGCAGGGTGCTGCTGCACATCATCGCGGAGACCGCGCAGCACGCCGGGCACGCCGACATCGTCCGCGAGGCCCTGGACGGCGCGAAGAGCATGGGCTGA
- a CDS encoding MFS transporter: MSDAPARPTAAEALPRPNAIVAVLAFGGIVVSLMQTLVIPIVSELPKLLHASASDAAWVVTATLLAAAIATPVMGRLGDMYGKRRMLLLSLVMLVAGSVVAALSDSLAPMVVGRALQGLASGVIPLGISIMRDELPAERLGSATAMMSASLGVGGALGLPAAAVIAENFDWHMLFWASAVLGAVAAVLVLLLVPESKVRSGGRFDAVGALGMAAGLMCLLLAVSKGADWGWGSGSTLGLLAAAVVILLAWGAFELRVQAPLVDLRTTARRQVLMTNLASIAIGFAMFSMSLVIPQLLQLPSQTGYGLGKSLLATGLVMAPSGLVMMAVAPFSAALSRARGAKVTLMTGALIVAAGYLLNIVLMDQVWHFVLAPCVISAGIGFTYGAMPTLIMGAVPASETGAANSLNTLMRSIGTSTASAVAGVVLAHLTTRFGPYALPSENGFRTVLALGAGAALLGFVIAAFIPGRRTAPAPGAPAAADPAARAAGTEAVGPKG; the protein is encoded by the coding sequence ATGTCCGACGCACCCGCCCGGCCCACCGCTGCCGAGGCCCTGCCCAGACCCAACGCCATCGTGGCCGTCCTGGCCTTCGGCGGCATCGTGGTCTCGCTGATGCAGACCCTGGTGATCCCGATCGTCTCGGAGCTGCCGAAGCTGCTGCACGCCTCCGCGTCGGACGCCGCGTGGGTCGTCACCGCCACGCTGCTCGCCGCGGCCATCGCGACCCCCGTCATGGGCCGCCTCGGCGACATGTACGGCAAGCGCCGCATGCTGCTGCTCAGCCTCGTCATGCTGGTGGCCGGCTCGGTCGTCGCCGCGCTCAGCGACTCCCTTGCCCCGATGGTCGTCGGCCGTGCCCTCCAGGGCCTCGCCTCCGGGGTGATCCCGCTCGGCATCAGCATCATGCGCGACGAACTGCCCGCCGAGCGGCTCGGCTCGGCGACCGCGATGATGAGCGCCTCGCTCGGTGTGGGCGGCGCCCTCGGCCTGCCCGCCGCCGCGGTCATCGCCGAGAACTTCGACTGGCACATGCTCTTCTGGGCCTCGGCGGTCCTGGGCGCCGTCGCGGCGGTCCTCGTGCTGCTGCTCGTACCGGAGTCGAAGGTGCGCTCCGGCGGCCGGTTCGACGCCGTGGGCGCCCTCGGCATGGCGGCGGGCCTGATGTGCCTGCTGCTCGCGGTCTCCAAGGGCGCCGACTGGGGCTGGGGCAGCGGCTCCACCCTGGGCCTGCTCGCCGCCGCCGTGGTGATCCTGCTCGCCTGGGGCGCCTTCGAACTGCGCGTCCAGGCACCGCTGGTGGACCTGCGCACCACGGCCCGCCGCCAGGTGCTGATGACCAACCTCGCCTCCATCGCGATCGGCTTCGCGATGTTCTCGATGTCCCTGGTCATCCCGCAGCTGCTCCAGCTGCCCTCGCAGACCGGCTACGGCCTCGGCAAGTCGCTGCTCGCCACCGGCCTGGTCATGGCGCCCTCCGGGCTGGTGATGATGGCGGTGGCCCCGTTCTCGGCGGCCCTGTCGCGGGCCCGCGGCGCCAAGGTGACCCTGATGACCGGCGCCCTCATCGTGGCCGCCGGATATCTGCTGAACATCGTCCTGATGGACCAGGTCTGGCACTTCGTCCTGGCGCCCTGCGTCATCAGCGCGGGCATCGGCTTCACCTACGGGGCGATGCCCACCCTCATCATGGGCGCCGTGCCCGCCTCCGAGACGGGCGCCGCCAACAGCCTCAACACGCTGATGCGGTCCATCGGCACCTCCACCGCCAGCGCCGTCGCCGGTGTGGTCCTCGCCCATCTGACCACGCGGTTCGGCCCCTACGCGCTGCCCTCGGAGAACGGCTTCCGTACCGTCCTCGCGCTGGGCGCGGGCGCCGCCCTGCTCGGCTTCGTCATCGCCGCCTTCATCCCGGGCCGGCGCACCGCCCCCGCCCCGGGCGCCCCGGCCGCGGCGGACCCGGCGGCGCGGGCCGCCGGTACCGAGGCGGTCGGACCGAAGGGCTAG
- a CDS encoding VOC family protein → MALEWEQIIVDSADPVALGRWWAEALGWVVVDESEEIIEIRPEPDRMPGLLFVPVPEGKTAKNRLHPDFRPDDQEAEVARLLSLGARRADTAQDGQHWVTLLDPEGNEFCVLSERRS, encoded by the coding sequence ATGGCACTGGAATGGGAACAGATCATCGTCGACTCCGCCGACCCGGTCGCTCTGGGGCGCTGGTGGGCCGAGGCTCTCGGCTGGGTCGTGGTCGACGAATCCGAGGAGATCATCGAGATCCGGCCCGAGCCGGACCGGATGCCGGGCCTGCTCTTCGTGCCTGTCCCCGAGGGCAAGACGGCGAAGAACAGGCTGCACCCCGACTTCCGCCCCGACGACCAGGAGGCCGAGGTCGCGCGACTGCTCTCCCTCGGCGCCCGGCGCGCCGACACCGCGCAGGACGGGCAGCACTGGGTCACCCTCCTCGACCCGGAGGGCAACGAGTTCTGCGTCCTGAGCGAGCGCAGGAGCTGA